Below is a genomic region from Bradyrhizobium sp. 1(2017).
CCGTCGTGTAGGCCGGCGATACGAACGCGCCAAAGAAGGCGGTGAACAGGCCAAGCCCGAGGCCGGCCGCGAGCGCGCCGCCGATCGAGCCGATACCGCCAACTACGACCACGACAAAGGTCATGATGACCTCGTTGAAGCCCATGCTGGTCAGGATTGGCGAGCGAGGCGCAACCAGCGCAGCGCCGAGCGCAACCGCCGAGCATTCGAACACGAAGACGCCGAGATACACGAACTTTGCATTGATCCCGAACAGCTCTGCAAGCTTCGGGTCCTCGGCTACGGCGCGGATGACGGAGCCGAACCGCGTGCGCTGCGTGAAGAGCCAGACCGCACAATAGAGCAGGAGCGTGACGACCAGCACCAGCACGTCCTGCCAGGTGAACCAGAGCGGGCCGATATCGACTTTGGCGCGTGCCAATGTCCCGGGCAGCGTCTGGGGATTACCGCCGAAGATGAGCGCGCTGCCGCCCTGCAGGACGTAGCCGAGGCCGAGGGTCACGATCATCAGGCTGGTCAGGTTCTGCGTCATGACGAGGCGCATCATCGCGCCCTGCATGAGGAGACCGATGATACCGAGTACGACGATGGCTACGAGGATGGCGAGCGGGTATGAAAGACCCATCTTGGTGATAGCGTACCAGGTGACGAACGCGCCGAGCATGTAGAGCTGACCGTGAGCGAAATTCACCAGACGCGCAACACCGAGCAGGATGGTCCAGCCCAGCGCGATGCAGGCATAGCCGGAGCCGAGCACGATGCCGTTGATGATCTGCTGCGCGACATTCATGACGGCGTTCCATCCGCGATGGTGCCGAGATAGGCTTCGATGATGCGGTGGTCGGCAGCCATGACGTCGGCCGAGCCTTCGCCGACGATCTTGCCGCGTTCGAGCAGATAGAGATGGTCGACGACCTTCAGGGCGGCCTTCACGTTCTGCTCGACCAGCAGCACTGGCAGGCCGCGATCGACCAATTGGCGAATGCGGGAAAGCAGGTCGGTGATCAGTCGGGGCGCGAGACCTGCGGAGGGCTCATCCAGCATCAGCACCCGCGGGCCCGCGAGCAGCGCACGCCCTACCGCAAGCATCTGGCGCTCGCCGCCGGAAAGCGCTGCGCCCTTGTGCGACCGGCGTTCGGCGAGGCGAGGGAAGAACTCGAAGACCTCTGGAGTGGTGAAGAGATGTCGGCCGGTGGCGTCCGCGGGCGGTCGCACCAGCGCCAGGTTTTCATCGACGGTCAGTTCAGCAAAGATGTTTTTGCCCTCGGGGACGAGCGTGAGACCGCGGGCCACCCGTTCATGAGCGGCAAGCCTGTCGAGGCTGCGTCCTTCAAGCTGTACGCCGCCGGTCACGACGGCGTGGCCACGCGACCAGCCGGCCAGCGCATTGACCAGCGTGGTCTTGCCGGCGCCGTTGGCGCCGACGAGGCCAACCATCCGCCCTGCGGGCACGCCGATGCTGACACCTGACACGGCAACATTGCCGGCGTAGCGGACAGAGAGATTATCGCTCTGGAGCACGCCGGTCATTCGTCGCGCCCCAGATAGGCCTCACGCACGCGAGGATCACGCTGGATGTCGGCCGGTGTTCCCGTTGCCAGCATCGCGCCCTGGTCGATCATAACGATGCGGTCGGCAATCGACATGATCAGGTCCATATGATGCTCGATGACGACGAGCGCGAGGTTGCGCTTGCGTAGTCCGATCAGGACGTCGGCCAGCTTCTTCATGTCGCCACCACTGAGTCCTGCGGCGGGTTCATCAAGCAGGAGCACCTTTGCACCGGTCCCATAGGCGAGGGCAACGGAAAGCAGGCGCTGCACGCCGTAAGGGATGTCGCCGGGAAGCTGGTCGTGGTACTGGCGGGCGATCCCGAAGAAGTCGAGCAGCTGCGCGGCGGCGATCTCGGCTGCGCGGCGCGTGGTGGCCTCACGCCACGGGGCGAAGAGCGACGTCGCAAGACCCGTCGAGAAATCGCGGAAGATGGCCGAGATCGCGTTCTGCAGGACCGTCAATTCGCCGAAGAACGAATTCTGCTGGAATGTACGGCGCAAGCCGCGCGCCGCAAGATCGAACGTCCGGAGTCCCGACACGTCGCTGTTGTCGAGGAAAGTGCTGCCGCCGTGGGTGACGGCATTGGTGACGGCGGCAAAACAGCTGCTCTTGCCGGCGCCATTCGGACCGATGATGCCGAGGATCTCGTTATCACGGACCGACCAGCTGACGTCGCGGAGGGCGACGAGCGCGCCATACTGCACGGTCAGTCTTTCGACGCGCAGCACGTCGACCGCGCCGTGTCGCGTTTCTCCGGAACTTGCCACCCGGCCGTCCATCCCTGTTGTCCCGACTGCGCTTACGGCAACCGGTTCTTTTTGGCGCGGCCGCATAGCAATCGATACGGGATCAAATTGCAAACGACAGGCGGCCTCGCGAGTCGAAGGTATTGCGCGCCCGCCATGAAAACTTGTGCTGACTGGTTGTCAGACCACAGGCGCCTGCGCTGCAGCGGGTTCAACCCTGACGAGGCCGTGCGCTATCCACTCCCGCATCGGTACATATAGAACCGCGATAGCTGATAGACCGAGCCACGTCTGGCAGTTGTCGGAGCCGTCGGCTATGAACGCAACGCGACGCTGCGGCGTAGCCGATGTTCACGAGGAGCCCCCGATGCGTTTACCTGCTGTTCTCCTGGCCCTGACATGTCTTGCGAGCGCAGCTTCGGCCCAAGACCTCTCGGGCACGCTCCAGAAGATCAAGGAGACCAAGAAGATCACGCTCGGCTATCAGGAGGCCTCGGTCCCGTTCAGCTATCTCGACGGCAACCAGAAGCCGGTTGGCTTCGCCATGGACATCTGCCTCAGCATCGTCGAGGCCGTGAAGAAGCAGCTCGGCATGTCCGACATCGCCGTCGACACCCTCGCGGTGACGTCGTCGAACCGGATTCCGCTGATGGTCAACGGCACGCTCGATCTGCATTGCTCGGCGACCACCAACAATGCCGATCGCCAGAAGCAGGTCGCCTTCACCAATACCCATTTTCTCAGTGCGACGCGATTTGCTGCGAAGAAGGCCGCCAAGATCAACACCATTGACGATCTCAAGGGCAAGGCGGTCACCGCCGTCGCAGGCTCGGTCAACCTGACGCAGCTCGCCAAGGTCAACACCGAACGTAATCTCGGCATCAACGTGATGCCGGCCAAGGACCAGGCCGAGGCGTTCCTGCTGCTGGAGACCGACCGCGCCCAGGCCTATGCGCTCGACGACGTCCAGCTCGCAGTCGCGATCGCGCGGTCGAAGGAGCCGCAAGCTTACATGATCAGCGAGGAGGCGTTCTCCAAGCCCGAGCCTTACGGCATCATGCTGCGGCGGGAGGATGCACCATTCAAGGCGCTCGCCGACCGTGCCACGGCGGAGCTCTATGCGAGCCCGGAGATCGAGGTGCTCTACAAGAAATGGCTGCAATCGCCGACGCCGCCGAACGGCCTCAACTACAATGTCCCGATGTCGTCCGCCTTGCGCAACGCCTTCAAGAAGCCGAGCTCGAGCGCCGATCCCGATGTGTACGCGGTGAACTGAGGAAAGCACGCGCGCGATCACGCTGCGCGTTGCTGCGCCCTCTCCCTTGAGGGAGAGGGCAGTTCCGCTGGTAACACATACTCACTCGAGGGTATGTTTCCGCGCGCGTCGTGCCGATAGATATCCCTCATCCGGCGCTTCGCGCCACCTTCTCCCGCATCCGCCTCCGCCAAGGCTTCGGCGGACATGAGGGGAGGAGGGCGCCATCCTTCTCGGCCAGCATCTAGTCTAAGCGTTCGAGTATTTCTTCAGCTCGAACCGCGCGATCTGGTTCCTGTGCACCTCGTCCGGCCCGTCCGCCAGTCGTAGCAACCGCGCGGTGGCGTAGGCCTGGGTCAGACCAAAATCGTTCGAGGTCCCACCGCCGCCATGCGCCTGGATGGCCCAGTCGATGATCTGGCAGGCCATGTTGGGTACGGCGACCTTGATCATCGCGATCTCGGCCTTCGCCACCTTGTTGCCGACCGTGTCCATCGCGTAGGCGGCATTGAGCGTCAGTAGCCTGGCCTGCTCGATCATGATGCGTGCCTCCGCGATACGCTCTTGCGTCACCGTCTGCTCCGAGACCGGCTTGCCGAAGGCAACGCGGCTGCGGACGCGGCGGCACATCTTTTCCAAGGTGCGTTCGGCGAGCCCGATCAGCCGCATGCAGTGATGGATACGGCCGGGGCCAAGCCGCCCCTGCGCGATCTCGAACCCGCGGCCTTCGCCAAGCAGCATGTTCTCCTTGGGCACCCGCACGTTGGCGAAGACCACTTCGGAGGCGCGGTCGGGCACGCCGTAGAAGCCGAACACGGGCAGGGGGCGTTTCACTTCGATGCCCGGCGTGTCCATCGGCACCAGGATCATGGATTGCTGCTTGTGCCGGTCCGGATTGTCGGGATCGGTCTTGCCCATGAAGATGCAGATCTTGCAGCGCGGGTCGGTCGCATTGGTCGTGTACCATTTGCGCCCGTTGATCACGTAGTGATCGCCGTCGCGCACGATCGAGCTTTCGATGTTGGTCGCGTCGGACGAGGCGACCGCCGGCTCGGTCATGGCGAAGCAGGAGCGGATTTCGCCCGCAAGCAGCGGCTTCAGCCACCGCTCCTTGTCCTTCTCGGTGCCGTAGCGTTCGAGCACCTCCATGTTGCCGGTGTCTGGCGCCGAGCAATTGAACACTTCGGGCGCAAGGTGCGAGCGGCCCATGACCTCGCAGAGCGGGGCGTATTCGAGATTGGTAAGACCCGCGCCGTGATTGCTCTCGGGCAGGAACAGATTCCAGAGCCCCTCGGCGCGCGCCAGCGGCTTCAGCTCCTCGACGACGGGGTAGACTTTCCAGGGTCCAAGCTCTTCGGCCTCGCGATAGAACCGTTCCTCGTTCGGATAGATGTGCCGGTCCATGAAGCTCTCGAGCCTGCGCTTGAGGTCGACGACTTTTGGCGACATCGGGTACAGCATCGTTCGTCTCCTTGATCGATGGACGTCGGCCGGATCAGCCGATCTCGAGATAATCCGGTTCGGGAAGCTTCGGGAAGGGTGCGGTCGGCAGCGTCTGGTACCAGAACGCCACCGAGGCGATGTCGTCCTGTAACGGAAGATATTTCGCCTCCTTGACGCCCGGCAGCCAGCCCAATGCCTGGATCGTCACGCGCAGATCGGAACGGAAGCGCACGGGATCGGGAATGTGCCAGCGGTACAGGCCGAAACGCTGTTGCGACCTGTAGACGCCATCGGGCCGGATCACCTGCGGCAGGCCGGCATAGGGCGTGGTGAATTCCTGGTAGCGCGATTGCTTCGTCTCGCCCTGGCCGGAATGGGCAACGTAAGGATCGAAATTGTAGGCGCCGCAAAAATAGTCCTCGGTCCCGGTGCCGCAGATGGTCGGGAATGCGCCGTCGCCGTCGATGTAGAACTTGATCTCGCCTTCGCCCCACCAGCCGTTGTTGTTGACGCCCCAGGCCATGTAGGTGCCGACGTATTGGCCGGCGCCGCCGATGCCGTCGAGGATGGTATAGACCTCCTTGTAAGGCAGCGGATTGGTGCGCCTGAACTGGGCATGGAAGTAAGCGCAATCTTCCGGCACGTCGGTCAGGGTGTAGTTGATCTGGTAGTAGACGGTGAGCTGCTCCTCGCTGCGGTTCTCCAGCGTAAAGCGGGCGCGCTTGCGGAACGGCATCTCCCAGTAGCAGTTGAAGGCGCGGCCAGGGTTGACGCAGACCGCGAGCGAGGACACTTGCGCGTATTCTTCCCATCCGCAGGCGAAGAAATCGCCGGCCGGGCATTCGACGCTGGGTAGCGTTTGGTCATCCCAGTAGACGCGCAGGATCGAATGGCGCAGGCGCCCGCGCGCCAGCGTCATCCAGATCTGCTGGATCGCGCCCTGGCCTTCGACGTCGGCGAGCGTGAACGTCGTGCCGGGCTCGATGACGACATAGGGCGACACCTTCCAGCCCTGACCGAGATCGCGGGCCTGACGCGCGGCGGGGCCATCGACCGACATGCCGCCCTTGCCCTTCTCGCCGGTGAAATTCTCGGGGCTGATCGAGCGCGTCTGCGCGTTCGACAGGCGCGAGAGATTGCCGAGATGCAGGCCCAATCCGGAAAACGCCATGGGATCCTCGATAAGGGTTAGCGACGTTCCGATATATCGCTCCCAAATCTACCAAAAGATGAAGGCGGCCGGGCAAAGGCCCGCAAGCGATCGCGTGTCGTTCAGGCGACGCGGTACTCTCTGAACTTCTCGCGCAGTGCCGATTTGAGCACCTTGCCGGTGCCCGTCATCGGGAATTCGTCCAGGAATTCGACGGCGTCGGGCATCCACCAGCTCGCGATCTTCG
It encodes:
- a CDS encoding ABC transporter ATP-binding protein produces the protein MTGVLQSDNLSVRYAGNVAVSGVSIGVPAGRMVGLVGANGAGKTTLVNALAGWSRGHAVVTGGVQLEGRSLDRLAAHERVARGLTLVPEGKNIFAELTVDENLALVRPPADATGRHLFTTPEVFEFFPRLAERRSHKGAALSGGERQMLAVGRALLAGPRVLMLDEPSAGLAPRLITDLLSRIRQLVDRGLPVLLVEQNVKAALKVVDHLYLLERGKIVGEGSADVMAADHRIIEAYLGTIADGTPS
- a CDS encoding ABC transporter ATP-binding protein; the protein is MDGRVASSGETRHGAVDVLRVERLTVQYGALVALRDVSWSVRDNEILGIIGPNGAGKSSCFAAVTNAVTHGGSTFLDNSDVSGLRTFDLAARGLRRTFQQNSFFGELTVLQNAISAIFRDFSTGLATSLFAPWREATTRRAAEIAAAQLLDFFGIARQYHDQLPGDIPYGVQRLLSVALAYGTGAKVLLLDEPAAGLSGGDMKKLADVLIGLRKRNLALVVIEHHMDLIMSIADRIVMIDQGAMLATGTPADIQRDPRVREAYLGRDE
- a CDS encoding glycoside hydrolase family 172 protein, whose protein sequence is MAFSGLGLHLGNLSRLSNAQTRSISPENFTGEKGKGGMSVDGPAARQARDLGQGWKVSPYVVIEPGTTFTLADVEGQGAIQQIWMTLARGRLRHSILRVYWDDQTLPSVECPAGDFFACGWEEYAQVSSLAVCVNPGRAFNCYWEMPFRKRARFTLENRSEEQLTVYYQINYTLTDVPEDCAYFHAQFRRTNPLPYKEVYTILDGIGGAGQYVGTYMAWGVNNNGWWGEGEIKFYIDGDGAFPTICGTGTEDYFCGAYNFDPYVAHSGQGETKQSRYQEFTTPYAGLPQVIRPDGVYRSQQRFGLYRWHIPDPVRFRSDLRVTIQALGWLPGVKEAKYLPLQDDIASVAFWYQTLPTAPFPKLPEPDYLEIG
- a CDS encoding branched-chain amino acid ABC transporter permease, whose amino-acid sequence is MNVAQQIINGIVLGSGYACIALGWTILLGVARLVNFAHGQLYMLGAFVTWYAITKMGLSYPLAILVAIVVLGIIGLLMQGAMMRLVMTQNLTSLMIVTLGLGYVLQGGSALIFGGNPQTLPGTLARAKVDIGPLWFTWQDVLVLVVTLLLYCAVWLFTQRTRFGSVIRAVAEDPKLAELFGINAKFVYLGVFVFECSAVALGAALVAPRSPILTSMGFNEVIMTFVVVVVGGIGSIGGALAAGLGLGLFTAFFGAFVSPAYTTAAAFALLLALLVIRPAGLATK
- a CDS encoding amino acid ABC transporter substrate-binding protein, which encodes MRLPAVLLALTCLASAASAQDLSGTLQKIKETKKITLGYQEASVPFSYLDGNQKPVGFAMDICLSIVEAVKKQLGMSDIAVDTLAVTSSNRIPLMVNGTLDLHCSATTNNADRQKQVAFTNTHFLSATRFAAKKAAKINTIDDLKGKAVTAVAGSVNLTQLAKVNTERNLGINVMPAKDQAEAFLLLETDRAQAYALDDVQLAVAIARSKEPQAYMISEEAFSKPEPYGIMLRREDAPFKALADRATAELYASPEIEVLYKKWLQSPTPPNGLNYNVPMSSALRNAFKKPSSSADPDVYAVN
- a CDS encoding acyl-CoA dehydrogenase family protein, which produces MLYPMSPKVVDLKRRLESFMDRHIYPNEERFYREAEELGPWKVYPVVEELKPLARAEGLWNLFLPESNHGAGLTNLEYAPLCEVMGRSHLAPEVFNCSAPDTGNMEVLERYGTEKDKERWLKPLLAGEIRSCFAMTEPAVASSDATNIESSIVRDGDHYVINGRKWYTTNATDPRCKICIFMGKTDPDNPDRHKQQSMILVPMDTPGIEVKRPLPVFGFYGVPDRASEVVFANVRVPKENMLLGEGRGFEIAQGRLGPGRIHHCMRLIGLAERTLEKMCRRVRSRVAFGKPVSEQTVTQERIAEARIMIEQARLLTLNAAYAMDTVGNKVAKAEIAMIKVAVPNMACQIIDWAIQAHGGGGTSNDFGLTQAYATARLLRLADGPDEVHRNQIARFELKKYSNA